One window of the Anopheles cruzii chromosome 2, idAnoCruzAS_RS32_06, whole genome shotgun sequence genome contains the following:
- the LOC128269056 gene encoding uncharacterized protein LOC128269056, whose amino-acid sequence MEQRWICYLAQLVTILLLPAYGPQLVGSSARAHTLWSDGPSVGSGGTEKCSSSGTLKYLSGDALVDSTNCIGPNNAPYPAGMVARTFSNWAPGGSSRRGRMSQLPTLDPKLTQRALLQAYGDANEAASIESARTRYSRSLDSTQCRDTPSRLCKTRYNTTAPMYGVSLTSGQPVTIVQKFPDLLQQVVFEVCESSECDVVRGECTQTYVPYLFLVIPLGPVTLTGQDYVLVESGCVCKPKYATDKPREAGGNFIP is encoded by the exons ATGGAGCAACGATGGATATGCTATTTGGCACAA CTCGTGACAATTCTGCTTCTGCCCGCGTACGGTCCACAGTTGGTCGGCTCATCGGCCCGTGCACACACGCTCTGGTCCGACGGTCCGAGCGTGGGTTCCGGTGGTACAGAGAAATGCTCCAGCAGCGGTACCCTGAAGTACCTGTCCGGCGATGCACTCGTCGACAGCACGAATTGCATCGGACCGAACAACGCACCGTATCCGGCGGGCATGGTGGCGCGCACCTTCTCGAACTGGGCCCCGGGAGGTTCGTCTCGGCGTGGCCGCATGAGCCAGCTGCCGACGCTCGATCCAAAGCTCACCCAGCGGGCCCTGCTGCAGGCATACGGTGACGCAAATGAGGCCGCTTCGATCGAGAGCGCCCGGACACGATACA GTCGCTCGCTGGACAGCACCCAGTGCCGGGATACACCGTCGCGCCTCTGCAAGACCCGCTACAACACCACGGCCCCGATGTACGGCGTCAGTCTCacttccggccagccggtcaCGATCGTGCAGAAGTTCCCCGATCTGCTGCAGCAAGTTGTCTTCGAAGTGTGCGA GTCATCGGAGTGCGACGTAGTCCGGGGTGAGTGCACGCAAACGTACGTTCCGTACCTGTTCCTGGTGATCCCGCTCGGGCCCGTCACGCTGACCGGCCAGGACTACGTGCTGGTGGAGAGTGGTTGCGTCTGCAAGCCGAAATACGCCACCGACAAGCCCCGGGAAGCGGGCGGTAACTTCATTCCGTAA
- the LOC128269400 gene encoding trypsin 3A1-like: MKSLFVVALLIGTTLAGCEEEDLYLSKRRLPRGVVLPVPAPGRDGGRIVGGSEVNIANFPYQLSLRQNGAHICGASVISSNYALSAAHCTFPIPPVAAITFRGGSSDRTTGGILFQAAEIINHPSYNDGTLDFDVCVVRITTSFVGANIAAATLAPEGTDYPAGTRTVVSGWGLTSPIGALPINLMAVDVPLISQESCRSSWSLLSVTDNMICASEAGRDACNGDSGGPLTNNGRQIGIVSWGSPLCLGNLPGVYARVAAPAIRTFIRENANV, translated from the exons ATGAAATCGCTGTTCGTCGTTGCACTACTGATCGGTACCACTTTGGCCGGTTGCGAAGAAGAAGACCTGTACCTATCGAAGCGTCGCCTTCCGCGAGGCGTTGTGTTGCCCGTTCCCGCACCAGGCCGCGATGGGGGCAGAATTGTCGGTGGTTCCGAGGTGAACATTGCCAACTTCCCGTACCAACTGTCGCTTCGCCAGAATGGAGCCCACATCTGCGGTGCGTCGGTGATATCGAGCAACTATGCTCTCTCGGCTGCGCACTGTACCTTCCCAattccaccggtggcggcg ATCACTTTCCGTGGTGGAAGCAGTGACAGGACAACGGGTGGTATCCTGTTCCAGGCAGCGGAAATCATCAATCATCCGTCGTACAACGATGGTACCTTAGACTTTGATGTCTGCGTTGTCCGTATTACGACGTCATTCGTCGGTGCCAATATTGCGGCCGCTACTCTGGCACCGGAAGGAACCGACTATCCGGCCGGAACGCGTACCGTCGTGTCGGGCTGGGGTCTCACCAGTCCTATTGGCGCTCTGCCGATCAATTTGATGGCGGTCGATGTTCCGCTTATCTCGCAGGAAAGCTGTCGCAGCAGCTGGTCGTTGCTGAGTGTTACCGATAA CATGATCTGTGCCAGTGAAGCGGGCCGTGATGCGTGCAACGGCGACAGCGGCGGCCCACTCACCAACAACGGTCGTCAAATCGGTATCGTTTCCTGGGGATCGCCACTCTGTCTCGGCAATCTGCCAGGAGTTTATGCTCGCGTTGCTGCTCCCGCCATTCGCACTTTCATTCGCGAGAATGCCAATGTATAA
- the LOC128269102 gene encoding 40S ribosomal protein S4: MARGPKKHLKRLNAPRGWMLDKTGGTFAPRPSTGPHKLRESLPLVIFLRNRLKYALTNTEVTKIVMQRHIKIDGKVRTDPNYPAGFMDVINIEKTGENFRLIYDVKGRFTVHRITPEEAKYKLLKVKRVQIGPKKVPFLLTHDGRTIRYPDPAIHQHDSIQYDIATGKVMEVLKFEPGNLCMITGGRNLGRCGTVILREKHPGSFEIVHVKDTTGHVFATRLSNVFIIGKGTKAFISLPKGKGVKLSISEERDRRLANKAAH, encoded by the exons ATG GCGCGCGGACCGAAGAAACATTTGAAGCGTTTGAATGCTCCCCGAGGATGGATGTTGGACAAAACCGGTGGCACCTTTGCCCCGCGTCCATCCACCGGCCCACACAAGTTGCGCGAATCGCTGCCGCTGGTGATCTTCCTGCGTAACCGCCTGAAGTACGCGCTCACCAACACCGAGGTGACGAAGATCGTGATGCAGCGTCACATCAAGATCGACGGCAAGGTTCGCACCGATCCCAACTACCCGGCCGGATTCATGG ATGTCATCAACATCGAGAAAACCGGTGAAAACTTCCGTCTGATCTACGACGTTAAGGGTCGCTTCACGGTGCATCGCATTACGCCCGAGGAGGCCAAGTACAAGCTGCTGAAGGTGAAGCGCGTCCAGATCGGCCCGAAGAAGGTACCGTTCCTGCTGACGCACGATGGTCGCACGATCCGCTACCCGGACCCGGCCATCCACCAGCACGATTCGATTCAGTACGACATTGCCACCGGCAAGGTGATGGAGGTGCTGAAGTTTGAACCCGGTAACCTGTGCATGATCACCGGCGGAAGGAATTTGGGTCGTTGCGGTACGGTGATCCTGCGCGAAAAGCACCCGGGATCGTTCGAGATTGTGCACGTGAAGGACACGACCGGCCATGTGTTTGCGACGCGGCTCTCGAACGTGTTCATCATTGGCAAGGGCACGAAGGCATTCATCTCGCTGCCGAAGGGCAAGGGTGTGAAGCTGAGTATTTCGGAGGAGCGCGACCGTCGACTGGCCAACAAGGCTGCCCACTAA
- the LOC128269055 gene encoding serine/arginine repetitive matrix protein 1 — MMFTGTNQQQDSRFSDKEKKLLKQMKFSDNLNKRVDMSKVKLDVLRPWISQKITDMLNIEDDVIVEFVYNQLEEEKFPCPKKMQINLTGFLNGKNARVFMEDLWSLLLSAQESETGIPAEFIQQKKDEILKREEDARLLEDGGRGRRSRSRTRDKDDTTGKSKAKNVVRQMYKPEPEDYVDEEEKMIEEFIEADVPKESKKLPPTVAPGEVTKNDGKGVAAPPSDKSSRDGTGTGVRRKSGERGKSTERNDRNRRKSRERSRSRTDRRASSRDRRASSRERRSSRDRRRSPVDRSRKRGSRSPRDKRVNDRDRRRSRSSSLSKKDNKNGNGNSAALSKLQSKLMNMAEGKKAVKKSGSDSTVGSRSRSRSGSAKPTNRKPTPESRSRSGSKLRSKKSKKGHPGTRSHSSNDSSDSSSSSSEDERKANPTAAAGSKKRNGRNSRSRSRSTSRNRRGDTSRSRSGSSRSVSRGRKQDVDFEIQKKENSVQKKRHYRSNKDSSDSESEAHPNRGPPTSRRRPADGDGPDRGGKPGGGRSGGGRADRDRRSLSRGRAREDARGRNARSRSRSRNRSRSRSPRRQIARGNTRDGNFNRRRSPPSRGGGAPGRGPDKDRDREQRDRERDRDRAAAGNASNQQQRYASPPRGRRPEPRDQRTNRGERRSGDSGRDRETQNTSKWRRSNEREQHPPQQQQQQQQRHQQMGPPASNRYDDRDRNQREAIGNRSSGAGGGARRGSPERDSAERQDRHSNRSGSSLVRGRKTSESPAGSTGSQRSTTARASNARDSVEIVTDDGVGGSATTAERNSRNSSDSKGATIVERGHSGEKEERRSAGARKQQPEMARKSDEPTVAATVRERSKEGSLKSAPIEDAKKHPKHPATVTASRTARYSRSLSRTPSPFLKPHEREAGLNVSGQRNEKTTAAAPTAQKQLVKATKVQTSGSGKQQQHPSSGSEEDDSSGSESDESQELTKKANRREDGERKQREATAVAAALKKEKLKRKQDSKAHRGKHRSSSTSSSTSSEEEEDDDDDDDGPADKSSDESHADKRKSKSKDRRPPKNAPKASTHSADFAPGGPVDDHRKKFATVAAPPTAKESISRKHRDSPSSADHHQHGKKRKQTSTSAEATREALEESTKVKLKESNSSKVRLAAASSTKAPTAGTAVDERDSSSSSDSERQRKKRRKEKKRQRDASEDGSSSDSESGGKRKKHKKHRKHSKKHKKHKKHKKSSKSSKYRGGSSSSSSDDDADAGGTVRAKKGAPVGGAAINDDLEKQLRERALKSMKKQQSTSD, encoded by the exons ATGATGTTCACT GGAACAAATCAGCAGCAGGACTCCCGGTTCTCGGACAAGGAGAAGAAGCTGTTGAAGCAGATGAAGTTTAGCGACAATCTCAACAAGCGTGTCGACATGTCGAAGGTGAAGCTGGACGTGCTGCGGCCGTGGATTAGCCAGAAGATCACGGACATGCTAAACATCGAGGACGACGTGATCGTTGAGTTCGTGTACAATCAGCTCGAGGAAGAAAAGTTCCCTTGCCCGAAGAAAATGCAGATCAATCTGACCGGCTTTCTGAATGGAAAGAATGCTCGCGTGTTCATGGAGGACCTgtggtcgctgctgctgtcggcaCAGGAATCCGAAACCGGCATACCGGCCGAGTTTATACAgcagaaaaaggacgaaattCTGAAGCGCGAAGAGGACGCCCGGCTGCTGGAAGACGGTGGCCGGGGACGGCGCTCCAGAAGTCGTACTCGCGACAAGGACGATACGACGGGAAAATCGAAAGCCAAGAACGTTGTGAGGCAAATGTacaaaccggagccggaagacTATGTCGACGAGGAGGAAAAGATGATCGAAGAGTTCATCGAGGCGGATGTTCCGAAGGAGTCGAAGAAGTTACCACCTACCGTTGCGCCGGGGGAAGTGACCAAGAATGATGGCAAAGGTGTGGCGGCGCCACCCTCGGACAAAAGttcccgggacgggacgggaacgGGAGTCCGCCGAAAGTCGGGTGAACGTGGTAAATCGACCGAGCGTAACGATAGAAATCGCCGCAAGTCTCGTGAGCGCTCGCGATCACGGACCGATCGACGGGCATCATCCCGCGACCGGAGGGCTTCGTCGCGGGAACGTAGATCTTCACGTGATCGTCGCCGATCACCGGTGGATCGATCGCGTAAACGCGGTAGTCGCTCGCCGCGAGACAAACGTGTAAACGATCGCGACCGGCGACGATCCCGCAGTAGCTCTCTGTCCAAGAAGGACAACAAAAACG GCAACGGAAACTCAGCCGCTTTGTCCAAACTTCAATCGAAGCTCATGAATATGGCCGAAGGGAAGAAGGCGGTTAAAAAAAGTGGCAGCGATTCGACGGTTGGTTCACGTTCTAGAAGCCGATCCGGGTCGGCCAAACCGACCAATAGAAAACCGACCCCCGAAAGTCGCTCACGATCCGGATCGAAGCTCAG GtcaaaaaaatcgaagaaagGCCATCCCGGCACACGATCTCACAGTTCAAACGATTCTTCGGATTCCAGTTCGTCCAGCAGCGAGGATGAGCGGAAGGCAAACCCGACTGCCGCGGCTGGCAGTAAGAAGCGCAATGGACGAAACAGTCGCAGCCGTAGCCGTAGCACGAGCCGCAATCGGCGAGGCGATACGTCACGTAGTCGCTCCGGAAGCAGCCGATCGGTGTCCAGGGGTCGAAAGCAGGACGTTGATTTCGAGAttcaaaaaaaggaaaacagcgTGCAGAAGAAGCGCCACTATCGTTCCAACAAGGACTCTTCCgactcggaatcggaagcgcATCCAAACAGAGGACCGCCAACGTCACGCCGGCGACCGGCCGATGGTGACGGGCCAGACCGTGGTGGTaagcccggcggcggcagatcgggtggtggtcgggCGGATCGCGATCGACGCTCACTGTCTCGCGGGCGAGCTCGTGAGGATGCTCGTGGGCGCAACGCTCGTTCGCGGTCTCGCTCTAGAAATCGATCTCGTTCGAGGTCACCGAGGCGTCAAATTGCACGTGGAAATACACG TGATGGTAATTTTAATCGTCGACGATCACCACCATCCCGTGGTGGCGGAGCACCGGGACGGGGACCAGACAAGGACAGGGATCGGGAGCAGCGGGATCGAGAACGAGACCGCGATCGTGCTGCAGCTGGCAACGCATCTAATCAACAGCAACGTTACGCGAGTCCACCGCGAGGACGTCGTCCCGAACCGCGGGACCAACGTACCAACCGTGGTGAGCGTCGCTCAGGTGACAgtggtcgcgatcgcgaaacgcaaaacactTCCAAGTGGCGtcgatcgaacgaacgcgAACAGCAtccgccacagcagcagcagcagcagcagcaacgtcaCCAGCAAATGGGGCCACCGGCATCCAATCGGTacgacgatcgcgatcgaaacCAACGAGAAGCTATCGGGAATCGAAGTtcgggtgccggtggcggtgctcgCCGTGGAAGTCCAGAACGGGACAGTGCCGAACGGCAAGATAGGCATTCAAACCGAAGTGGTAGCAGTTTGGTTCGAGGTCGTAAAACTTCCGAAAGTCCCGCCGGATCGACGGGTAGCCAGCGATCCACGACCGCCAGGGCTTCGAATGCTCGAGATTCCGTCGAAATAGTGACGGATGACGGTGTCGGTGGTTCAGCGACTACAGCCGAGCGTAACAGCCGTAACTCGTCCGATTCAAAAGGAGCTACGATCGTAGAGCGAGGCCATAGTGGCGAAAAGGAAGAACGTCGTTCCGCCGGAGCTCGTAAGCAACAACCGGAAATGGCCAGAAAATCGGACGAACCAACAGTGGCGGCTACCGTTCGTGAACGGTCTAAAGAAGGCTCCCTTAAATCGGCCCCGATCGAGGATGCTAAAAAGCATCCCAAGCATCCTGCAACCGTCACAGCGTCTCGCACCGCCCGGTACAGTCGGAGCCTTTCGCGAACACCTTCACCGTTCCTCAAACCACACGAACGTGAGGCAGGCCTCAATGTTTCGGGTcagcgaaacgaaaagacAACCGCTGCAGCACCAACGGCCCAGAAACAGCTCGTAAAGGCGACTAAAGTGCAGACAAGTGGCAGTGgcaagcaacagcagcacccgaGCTCGGGCAGTGAAGAGGACGACAGTTCCGGTAGCGAAAGTGACGAATCGCAAGAGCTAACTAAAAAAGCGAACCGACGAGAggacggcgaaagaaaacagcgcgaggcaacggcggtggcggcggcactcaAGAAGGAGAAACTCAAGCGTAAGCAAGATTCGAAGGCGCACCGTGGCAAGCACCGCTCCTCTTCGACGTCCTCTTCGACGAGCAGCgaagaggaggaggacgacgatgacgacgacgatgggccCGCGGACAAGTCCTCCGACGAGAGCCACGCCGATAAGCGAAAGTCGAAGAGCAAAGACCGACGGCCACCAAAGAACGCTCCTAAAGCGTCGACCCATTCGGCGGACTTTgcgcccggcggcccggtggaTGATCATCGGAAAAAGTTTGCGACCGTAGCAGCACCACCCACGGCGAAGGAGAGCATTTCAAGAAAGCACCGGGACAGCCCATCATCAGccgaccatcatcagcatggCAAGAAGCGCAAACAAACGAGCACTTCGGCGGAGGCCACCCGAGAGGCACTTGAAGAGTccacgaaagtgaaactgaaGGAAAGTAACTCCTCGAAAGTGAGGCTTGCCGCCGCGTCATCGACTAAGGCTCCGACCGCAGGCACCGCCGTCGACGAGCGGGATTCCTCCTCGTCGAGCGATTCGGAGCGCCAGCGCAAGAAGCGTCGCAAGGAGAAAAAGCGCCAGCGGGACGCTTCGGAGGACGGTAGCTCGTCGGACTCGGAATCGGGCGGCAAGCGCAAGAAGCACAAGAAACACCGGAAGCATTCGAAAAAgcacaagaaacacaaaaaacacaagaaatCGAGCAAATCGAGCAAGTACCGTGGGGGCAGctcttcgtcctcctccgacgacgatgcggatGCTGGCGGTACGGTGCGAGCGAAGAAGGGcgcaccggtcggtggtgcggcCATCAATGACGACCTGGAGAAGCAGCTTCGGGAGCGGGCCCTCAAATCGATGAAGAAGCAGCAAAGCACTTCCGACTGA